A genome region from Haliotis asinina isolate JCU_RB_2024 chromosome 11, JCU_Hal_asi_v2, whole genome shotgun sequence includes the following:
- the LOC137255527 gene encoding uncharacterized protein: MSGGCLREGILVAHQGYLVAVEDGIADQIKAAALTGFGITRRQLVLKVARICRRLKLTTPFKNDVPGKGWIAGFMKRHPDIHLRSPVPLTTIRARMLNPCVTNSYFEELEELVQSLKLNDKPHLIWNIDETSVPLTHKPTKVLAEAGVKNVPGRVGNIRDNVTVLACINAAGGNIPPMAIVKGKTPKCLQAYNTPAGVPGTAYTYQSRAWMEDTLGEGWFEAHFLKHCGPERPQLIVLDSHSSHETLGLLEKAKANDVTILAFPPHTTQWLCPLDKSVFGPLSREWNRVCSEFMVQSPNNLVTKWEWPRLFKQAYDIAFTPSNVCSGFRKCGIFPVNTNSIPDKAFAPSKPFDVSFESSGEEGVADIPVVAEADTPVNSGTITPDAGASATPIAGVSVDSSTSEAALPEGASLLSDTDFILSVLAGDTPSSLDESGNLVIEIATVSEAEAMDAIKSEFSLPPSVMKQSSKSNPRKLTSHRILTSDEIIKMKTEKRDEKEKLEREKQARMEARQSRQKGYLDFGDT; the protein is encoded by the exons ATGTCAGGGGGATGTCTGAGGGAGGGAATCTTGGTCGCCCATCAGGGCTATCTGGTGGCCGTTGAAGATGGCATTGCCGACCAAATAAAGGCCGCAGCACTGACAGGGTTCGGCATTACCCGTCGTCAGCTGGTGCTAAAAGTGGCACGTATATGCAGGAGACTTAAGCTGACGACCCCTTTCAAGAATGACGTGCCTGGTAAAGGGTGGATAGCTGGCTTTATGAAGCGCCACCCCGACATACATCTGAGATCGCCCGTCCCTCTTACCACAATCAGGGCAAGAATGCTCAATCCATGTGTCACAAATAGTTACTTTGAGGAACTTGAGGAACTTGTCCAGAGTCTTAAACTAAACGATAAACCGCACTTAATTTGGAACATTGATGAAACAAGTGTTCCGCTGacacacaaaccaaccaaaGTTCTGGCGGAAGCTGGTGTTAAAAATGTTCCCGGGCGTGTGGGGAATATACGTGATAATGTCACTGTTTTAGCCTGCATAAATGCTGCGGGGGGCAACATCCCCCCTATGGCCATAGTTAAGGGGAAGACCCCAAAATGCCTCCAGGCTTACAATACTCCGGCTGGAGTGCCTGGCACGGCCTACACATACCAGAGTCGTGCATGGATGGAGGACACACTGGGTGAAGGGTGGTTTGAGGCTCATTTCCTGAAACACTGTGGACCGGAGAGGCCTCAACTTATAGTGCTGGACAGCCACAGTTCGCACGAAACACTTGGGCTTCTTGAGAAGGCAAAGGCAAATGATGTCACTATCCTAGCTTTTCCTCCTCACACAACCCAGTGGCTTTGCCCTCTAGATAAATCAGTCTTTGGCCCACTCAGTAGGGAGTGGAACAGGGTTTGCAGCGAATTCATGGTGCAAAGTCCAAATAATCTAGTGACCAAATGGGAATGGCCCCGTTTGTTCAAACAAGCTTACGATATTGCTTTCACGCCCTCAAATGTATGCAGTGGATTTAGGAAATGCGGAATATTCCCTGTAAATACAAATTCCATCCCAGATAAGGCTTTTGCCCCTAGCAAACCCTTTGACGTTAGCTTCGAGTCATCTGGAGAAGAGGGAGTTGCTGATATTCCAGTTGTTGCTGAAGCTGACACTCCAGTCAATTCTGGCACCATCACGCCTGATGCCGGAGCGTCTGCTACACCAATAGCTGGGGTATCAGTGGATTCATCTACATCTGAAGCAGCGTTACCAGAGGGCGCGTCTCTCCTGTCTGACACTGACTTCATTTTGTCGGTTTTGGCAGGTGACACTCCATCTTCTTTAGATGAATCAGGCAACTTAGTTATTGAAATAGCTACAGTGTCCGAGGCTGAGGCTATGGACGCAATCAAGTCCGAGTTTTCTCTCCCACCCTCTGTAATGAAACAAAGTTCCAAATCAAATCCACGGAAGCTGACTTCCCACCGCATTCTGACGAGCGATGAGATCATTAAGATGAAGACAGAGAAAAGAGATGAGAAAGAGAAACTAGAAAGAGAAAAACAAGCGCGTATGGAAGCCAGGCAATCTCGTCAGAAGG GATATCTTGATTTTGGCGACACGTGA